A genome region from Manihot esculenta cultivar AM560-2 chromosome 5, M.esculenta_v8, whole genome shotgun sequence includes the following:
- the LOC110615458 gene encoding uncharacterized protein LOC110615458 — protein sequence MLALPPPPSLQSPAPPPSNHHTSKQARSLQSPSPSVQSTAPTPENQNTAKHARNQQSPAAAAVTRNYDSKRLRKPILLHPQPRRTNPVVWFGAILCLLFSLILIFFGIATLIIYLAIKPRSPVFDTPGANLNVIYFDSPEYFNGDLTFLVNFSNPNQKIDIRFEYVEIELYFFDRLIGTQALQPFTQRQKEKRLESVHIISSLVYLPHNLATELQKQVQNNKVIYNIRGTFKVKATLGLFHYSYWLHGRCEIEMTAPPTGVLIARSCKTKR from the coding sequence ATGCTTGCCCTCCCACCTCCACCCTCACTACAATCACCAGCTCCACCGCCTTCAAATCACCACACATCAAAGCAAGCCAGAAGCCTACAAAGTCCATCACCCTCAGTACAATCAACAGCACCAACGCCTGAAAATCAAAACACAGCAAAGCATGCCAGAAACCAACAAAgtccagcagcagcagcagttaCACGAAATTATGACAGCAAAAGGTTAAGAAAGCCAATTCTCCTGCACCCTCAACCCCGTCGGACCAACCCAGTTGTATGGTTTGGTGCAATTCTATGTCTTTTATTCAGCCTTATTCTCATCTTTTTTGGCATAGCAACTTTGATTATCTACCTTGCCATTAAACCAAGAAGCCCTGTGTTTGACACTCCCGGTGCAAATCTAAACGTCATCTACTTCGACTCACCAGAGTATTTCAATGGAGATCTCACCTTCCTAGTAAATTTTTCCAACCCAAACCAGAAAATTGATATAAGATTTGAGTATGTGGAAATAGAGTTATATTTTTTTGACAGACTCATCGGAACTCAAGCTCTTCAACCTTTTACCCAGAGACAAAAAGAGAAGAGGTTGGAATCagttcatatcatatcaagttTAGTGTATTTACCCCATAATCTTGCTACAGAACTTCAAAAGCAGGTGCAGAACAACAAAGTCATCTATAACATAAGAGGAACTTTCAAAGTGAAAGCTACGCTGGGTTTGTTCCATTATTCATACTGGTTACACGGCAGGTGTGAAATAGAGATGACAGCTCCACCAACTGGTGTTCTAATAGCCCGAAGCTgcaaaacaaaaagataa